One window from the genome of Oryza glaberrima chromosome 3, OglaRS2, whole genome shotgun sequence encodes:
- the LOC127765065 gene encoding GATA transcription factor 16-like, with protein sequence MDSSSVEKGSGSIDPDERTASGEPKACTDCHTTKTPLWRGGPSGPKSLCNACGIRYRKKRREALGLDAGEGGAERQEKKKSKRERGEEVTMELRMVGFGKEVVLKQRRRMRRRRRLGEEEKAAILLMALSSGVIYA encoded by the exons ATGGATTCCTCGTCGGTCGAGAAG GGGAGTGGGTCGATAGATCCGGACGAGCGCACGGCCTCCGGCGAGCCCAAGGCGTGCACCGACTGCCACACCACCAAGACTCCGCTCTGGCGCGGCGGCCCCTCCGGCCCCAAG TCGCTGTGCAACGCGTGCGGGATCCGGTACCGGAAGAAGAGACGGGAGGCGCTGgggctcgacgccggcgagggcggcgcggagcggcaggagaagaagaagagcaagagggagagaggggaggaggtgaCCATGGAGCTCCGCATGGTGGGGTTCGGGAAGGAGGTGGTCctgaagcagcggcggcggatgcggcggaggagacgcctcggcgaggaggagaaggcggccaTCCTCCTCATGGCCCTCTCCTCCGGCGTCATCTACGCCTGA